The DNA sequence TGCAACAAGTAACTGAGCTTTATCATGCTGCAAAATGACCTTGTTGTGTCTCTGTTCATATAGCAGCCGTTTTTCCTTCCGGTCAATgttgctatttcttattttacttgcTTATAATACTTGTATATAGATGCATCACTATCAGAAGCTGACGCATTCAGTTCCAATAACGACATCAGTAGGAAAACAGGGAGAATTTATTTTACCACCCAATGTTTTATTTGACAGAATATGTTGCATTTTATTAGCGCATTGAAATTGCTTTACTTATTTGGAAAACTGTTTTAATGGGGCTTTTCAtgttatttaatagttttttttatttatttttacactttaGTTAAATTACTTTGTGAGTTACTTTTCATTTGAATGGAACTTTTAGTCTTGCTTTGCttaaaagtcaaaataataatcataataataataataattattgttaCCAAATAAGTAGTTTCTACATAACTTTGTTAATGAACAGTTTGAAGACAACAATTTCCGCCTGAAAGTTCTGGCGAAGGGACTTGTATTTATTTGTACATgggtctattttgaaaaaaaaaagacttatttaCTGAAATTAAGAGTCaagccaaaaaaaaacaaaaacaaaaggcTGTACCTAACCAGTGCCAAACACAAAGCTAAACAATGTTATGGAAATGCAATTTCGTGTTTTATAatattcataaataatttttttataaaattattttcatttccttACCTCACCCTGTCTCAGGTTgatatagaaaataaaatgttaaaaaataagatgTAATCAACTTTATACtactactagtgatacccgcacggctttgcccgcagtagaaaattaaaaggtcatttggttcgcctgtatatttacaaataatggatgatgaattttctcgccaatttgctgtgttcatttgctcgcccacgttatggtaatttgctaatccacgttatggcaatttgttcgtccacgtcataataatttcctcagtaaaatgttcttgaaattggaatagaaaaagaacaaaatcaaattttcgaaaaatcgcttctaggtgcacatccccatgctacaaactgattttgtaccaaattttatgaaaatcggaaAACTGTTTAGGCACTATgcttgtcacagagatccagatatccagacaaactttgagctttattattagtaaagatcaaacATTTTTGTGCAGAACCTAATATTCACATGTAAATTTGTTAATTACAtaagtagaaaataaattaatttaaaaaagaaaacctttttcttttaaccTTTTTAATTTGACTCTCATTTTCCAAATACCGACTCTGACTTCTCTTGAGATCAAGTCAGAATTAACTCAAACTTTAAAGTCTGGAGTGAACGCTTTGTACCTATTAGATTTACGATGCAAGAGCAATGAAGCCACATACCAATTTTGACGGGGAATATCTCTTCATTATTGATCTGCGATTCAGTCCAATCCATCAACAGTGAGACATACTTGGGAGCAGGGAGTGCCGTCGGTTTCTTGTACTCCACCCCGTCTGCCCATCGGTATTCGTACctgaaaaataaaagatgaaTTCTGTGAGCTCATTTGGAATGAAACTTTCTATTTAAAACTTAGAAAACCAATACCACATTCAATACTGATTCTGTATGTTTCAGATGTAATCAGAAATTAaaatatggctcaaaattttctatGTTAACGTTTTTGGTTCTAGTCATCGATGTCAgtatcctcgttgcttttgtTCTCCCTTGTCActcttaaaagctcttcttccagtgagttctgaactgtgtgagtttaataactttacttctggaaagagttctgtaaccaatagcataaaatgtctccagtggcccaagctcgattattagcacgccaaaatgcaatttattgtaatctgaaatcttgaagagtttggattatgaaagaagggaaaattttatctgtttgcattgccacatccgcgtaaaataaaataaaggtgttaaATCTTAAACCGCGAACAACAGAAActgggtaaaaaaaaaacgcataaaacaagggtctactgtatggttttttcaaaatattcaattgTTTGGATGTATACAGTAGAAGACTATCATAACGCACACTttttgggaccagagcttttgggTTATACAGGTTTTTATGTTATATAGATAATTTCACAAGTTttgaactaatattcagaatatatctatatataagcatttcagaatgagttttatctgcaactagctgcgttgcccggtctactttgaaaacaaaaattgtgtcaagtgttgtatattcaacaatcaggcttaaataaaaggaaaaaaccatcatgcaaaatttctccTCCAAGCAACGAcagcagatattaaaatacttttaagaaattaaaataaaatgagaaagatagatttaaaaagcgtaacaatggaaacacaaaataaaataagtttaagaattgaaaatgagaaagatggagaaaaacaatggattcaaaaagcgtcaccgtggaaacgcaaaataaaatggttaaaaagttGAACAGAGAACAgattaaacttcatttaatttgcttataactttttttctaatggagattgagggttaaactttcgaccatgggtcgagttatatctggagtaaaaaaagcagctctttccaatggcgtcaaaaagaaaactgtgggacaattccttcaccttttattgataaatttaatgaagaaagtagtgcctaaatttcagttaagcctaaacaaattcgaactaaaaacagaaataactcccgccataattaagttagatcattgaaacaaattgcgtggaatgcggaaaattctgctctttccaacaatatataatattaatgtacGCAGGTACTTAGAAAACTCTGCAGAACTACATGGGGATCAAGACCTAAAACCCTAAAAAGTGCTTATTGCTCTATCATTAGACCAGAACTTGAATATGCTGCCCCAATCTAGTGTCCGGCATCCGCCACTTCCAAACTTAAATTAGATTCAATACAACACCGagcatcaaaaattattattagcgCAGTCTCTTCCACTAATAACGAAAAAGCTGAACAGGAATGTGGTCTGCCTCCTCTGGAGTGTAGGCGCAATCTTACCACCATTAAGTTCACCAACAAACTACATTGCTACAATAAAGACCATATCTCCACCAGAGTGTTTAACGAATGGAAAGACAGAAAAAGGCTTAAAAGATCATCAACGCTCCAACTTGATGGAGACATCAGGAGccaaataaagttagagcattccaCCTTGAACTTTTTGCAAGAGCCTCTATTTCCCAGAAAGCCGCCAAAGGaaacaaatattaatttgaaCCTCCTACAGCCATGCTCGAAAAAAAGAAGACCCACAAATACTCAGACAAAAAGGCCTTGAGACGATTGAAAAGTTCTCCCAGGGTAACTTTGTGACTGTCTATACGGACGGCTCATCTGACATATCCCTCAACAAAGGAGGTGCTGGCATTCTCTTCCTCCTTCCAAATAGAgataaatatacacataaaatcAACTCAGGCATAATTGCTTCTAACTTCACCAGCGAACTTCTTGCGATTAAAGAGGCACTCACTTTTTACATGACCAATCAAGAGATCTCAGTCCCAACTGATGGATTGGCAATCTTCTCTGACTCAAAAGCGGCCTTAGAAGCAATCAAAAACGGAGCAACCAACATCACCTCTGCCATAAATGCCATACTCGAAGACTTGCACGGCAATGGGAAATCCTGCATGCTGCAATGGATACCGGCACACGTGAATATTGAAGGGAATGAGTGTGCGGATTCCCTAGCAAAAGAAGGCAGAAACATTGGCAAACCTTGTACCACCATCACGCTAGCAGAcgcaaaacatagacttctgcctttaagaagcccctcatcaccgactttgattgccccagaatcctaacatctacaattgcaagattaagaacaaaccactataaagggatgaaaattcttcccgacaaaacgagaacttatattccctgcaagaactgcaccgatgcccaactgactccggatcacattcttgagtgcccggcccttatcccacatgttctgcagctgggtatggtgccactggcttcagaacttcgagaggtcctctacagcacagatgcgttgcagctagcggacgcggtcttgaagacacacggagccatttaattgtccatggacacgacaaaaaaaaaatgtgcgcaggtaattttttacccccatattcaggaatttatgtgaaaattgggcctaaattggaataaaaaaagaactattcatcaaattgtttttgaactggtctgcaaaccttttcaggacttaaaggaaaaaactgaaaatttcagtgaaatcggccatgtagttcttgagttttgcgagttcaaacacacagacgcttttcggagacttcattttatactatgtagagataagtattaaagcactaatattacaattcattattcacaaaaaaatttgttttacaatcaaaagaaagtgaattatcctgcacttcagctagcttcatggtttgcataatggctgcattttcaagagtcatctagtattttctgtttactctaagtactaattttcatttaaaagctttaaattcacatggaaagatgaaaaactgtttcaaaatttaattcgcctaataatttttatgtttgcaaagcaaaacagaaggAATTtctaaacttcaaaacctattgtttacttctgaaaagttatgCAGTTTgtcgttataaaggtattctacggtatcagatattttcaatcaacacaagcctaattttttaaatagtaactgCATGCTCAAATCAGATAGCTGTTTATTTTTCTATCATattataatacataaattttctttttttattaacatatacATTATGTGCAttgatttcattaaaacatttatattttaaatggtaCTTATATATGAATGCGTTTACAATCATTTGCAAAAGTCAATTGTTTAGTGATGACgtaaaatgaaaatatgaaaggTTAGTTAAACTTGTATTGAAAGGTTCTTTACTGATTAGTGTAGTATATGCTTCAGATATAATAtcttaattcatttttcttacaATTTACACACCATAATATGCTAATATAgactttatttctaaaaaattataaaagttatttcctgtttttctttttcaaattacaCAGATGTAAAACAAAACAGTAAATAAACAAATCTAAATAACAAACATTACCATATCAAATGTGCAGTTTTCAGTTTTACTCAATTACAGTTTTTTgtaattccgaaaatttttttgaaaatatcaatgtcacgatatttacaaaataaatatcagatatatatcatgatatataacACGATATATATCTGCAAACCTGGTTGATAAGCCCTTAATTATAACCTATTAAATATTGTTATTACCTTGGCACTTTCTTAGGAAATAACTGTCTTTaatgtaaaattgaaatattcagCTAAATTATATTGGGTAATTGAAAAGTTCTGTTAAGTTATGATTGAAAAATTCTGTTAAATTAATGAACTAACTTATTGTAAGttctgcatattttttaaaaatttaactagatttttttttcctatgagaAAATGTGGGCAACTTGATATCCTTGCActtcattttgaaacaaaattttaacccTTTGACAGTGGTAagattcatgaaatttttcatattttttttttttttttttgagtaacttGCCACATAAATCAAGTGCCCTACTTTCTATCAATGCCTAGCAACAGCCCTGCACCTTGAACCGTTTGACAACGAATATTTAGCATCAGAGAAATAAGtctaaaatgcttttgaaacatgCTCGGTAGGGTTTAATAAGACGTTCAAAACCATCAGAGAGTTAAAAGAAAACTGCACATGAACTTGATGTTCGCTTTGGTTCAGAATTTAAAAGTGACATAGAAAATCAAACTTACTTTGGACCACCTGACATGGTAGGACATGTCTCCTCAGAGCAATAATCTGTGACAGTGCCATAGATGAGATTTATCCGATTGAAAAAATCCACCACtgcagaaaagcaaaaaaaaaaaaaagatatttttcattatttatatcaaatatttcattttatatttctatcaattttagtgaagTTAATTTAGCATAAGctctgttttactcatttttcttgttagctacttttacacagttatatgattcagaaataaataatatgcattagtcggtggaCATTTTTCCTGAGCAATGTTCAATttgtaattcatattaaaaaagcaattaggcacttttaatatgaattacaattgttacattactgataattttatgaatataaaataggagtagaaaaggaatattataatactttgttatataatgatgtattaatacatcataaaaatatagtacataactttttgattatttttaataataaatgaacaatattacaatgattaatatactttttattttgaaaataccatagttgaaaaaaaaaaaatattgaaaatttcaaaatatcatgatattttcaaaataaatatcggatatatattgtgatatatatcatgatatacatCGACTGATACATATCGGCGAACTCTGAtgttatatattaataaaaagattgTTGTTTTATAACATTGATGTTTTTTGGTTGATATATCAATGCCATTGATGTCGCACCTCTCCTAATTACTTgtcttaaaatgaaaataaaaaatattcatgataCTAAAACAATGAGACTAATCCAATATAGTGGCAGATCCACAGGGAAGGGGGCAAGGCCCCCCTAAAAGGTttgtaaatattgaaaaaattctaGGAAAAAccaccaaactttttttttcaatttcttatttttcgtACTTGAAACACTGTTAACTTTCCTTCAAACTCTtcaaatcatacaaaaaaaaaaaaaaaaaatcatgcttcagttcttaaattttttttaaacttaatgtttTTTCTTAAGTTCCCTCCCCCCCAGAATGCATTAATATTATTCTCCCCTCCCAAAAGGATTGCCTGGCTCGACCACTGAGCCAATATGACtcataacatttaaaaacatataacaATTATAATATTCTGTTTTACTAAAAGATACTTATAGTCAACACTGCTCACCATGAACAGCTAGCCAATCATTGACAGATTCTCCGGGCGGAACTTTGACGGCCTCTCTCAGATTAAGGCCGGAATTCAGAGATGCCTGAGCCTGCTTGTGGAGCGAGTACCTCAGTGTCCCAGGCTCAAACTTCTTCTTCGGCCGAAAGGTCTGAAAGAACAAAGAACGCCTCTGCTTTAATTACAGTCAAACAACCACTTAAGGTCACCAGTAGGAGTTATATAAAATGACCTCATTGAACGGGTGATCATATatcaaataaaaaggaaaaatcaaacttgaaataaaaggatTGTAATAGTTAATTTTAATAACTACCTCTCTTAATAACCATTAGTTATggccagggttgtttggtttaaaccacggtttaaaccaagtgtttttttttttttttttaaacaatgtgggtttttttttttttcaaaaatagttattttgaaaaatttcattgttttccccccaaatgttttcataaattttacatgttaTTGCAAAAAgcaaaatctaattaatgcaaagtaactagcaaagctttatagataaattacagatttaataaatttaggaacttatatttttaaGGTAATGAAAATGACGAGGTTTGCTATAAATagtttaatttgcatgattacttaagattttttgagatagattatgtaccattaaagcaatgcataatgtaaaaatatcttaacactagaatatttgaatgacaagagaaaaaaaaataactaaagaagtaCAAGAATTTAGTAAGCATAGAATTGCGCTTATACATGCACACTTATTGCATCCCCAATAGACAATGCAGTCAGTACTAGaaaggaaaatgtataaaattatgaaaacagaaaacattcatgtaactctgtgctgttatagaaaacaaatttaatgccaaatttttaccctttcaaaaagaacttttttgatcccaatataataaaagaagtgcCGTGCATGAATGgttgaggcttttaattaaaatgatttttttttctttgacaaaaaaaaaatgtactcctaAATGGATTAATCCTGAGGAATACTGACTACAATGGAAAacgtaatgattttttaaaaacctacttgtcctctttctataattgttgtcactcaCACATTAGGTATATAAACTACATGATTTGTactcttttttaaatctttaaacaaaatattttgatttttaaagttgtataatgtacaGACTTATGATTCATTTATAGATACTGCAAAATAATTTCTATGTTTaagaatgcgtgattttaattttactttaatttttttacttatagtagatagctatgattatgaggaaattaatttgcaagaatttattgatggttatttgtaattaataatttctgaactatcacagtaaattatttctttgattatttatatcaACACccatttttgcattgtattttttttataatagttaaaagattttc is a window from the Uloborus diversus isolate 005 chromosome 6, Udiv.v.3.1, whole genome shotgun sequence genome containing:
- the LOC129223861 gene encoding MOB kinase activator-like 3 isoform X1, with translation MANFMEFFHKRKTFRPKKKFEPGTLRYSLHKQAQASLNSGLNLREAVKVPPGESVNDWLAVHVVDFFNRINLIYGTVTDYCSEETCPTMSGGPKYEYRWADGVEYKKPTALPAPKYVSLLMDWTESQINNEEIFPVKIDVPFPKSFLPTCKKILTRLFRVFVHVYIHHFERLVSIGAEAHVNMCYKHFYYFVTEFDLVSQKELEPLAEMTSKMCKSQMRR
- the LOC129223861 gene encoding MOB kinase activator-like 3 isoform X2 gives rise to the protein MANFMEFFHKRKTFRPKKKFEPGTLRYSLHKQAQASLNSGLNLREAVKVPPGESVNDWLAVHVVDFFNRINLIYGTVTDYCSEETCPTMSGGPKYEYRWADGVEYKKPTALPAPKYVSLLMDWTESQINNEEIFPVKIDVPFPKSFLPTCKKILTRLFRVFVHVYIHHFERLVSIGAAEMTSKMCKSQMRR